One stretch of Methylococcus capsulatus DNA includes these proteins:
- the cobT gene encoding nicotinate-nucleotide--dimethylbenzimidazole phosphoribosyltransferase: MSWKLPDIVSPSGDIFRQALRRQTELTKPPGSLGRLENLAARLAAMQGSGRPSLERIWISVFAGDHGVAEEGVSAFPQSVTREMCRVFTAGGAAISVLARQIGAVLEVVDAGVAGPLASPGLVDARAGNGTANFTRQPAMSEAQRDRALAAGAEAVSRAKRYGALLFIGGEMGIANTTSAAALACALLGVGPERLAGPGTGLDGAGIRHKCEVIETALRVHGEALRDPAEILRHLGGFEIAALTGAYLAAAAASLPVLVDGFITTVAALLAVRMHPVCAEWFLYAHRSAEPGHRLVLEALGAEPLIDLGMRLGEGSGAAVVVPLLRAACALHNEMATFAEAGVSGG; the protein is encoded by the coding sequence ATGAGCTGGAAACTCCCGGACATCGTTTCGCCCAGCGGCGACATTTTTCGCCAGGCATTGCGGCGCCAGACCGAACTCACCAAACCGCCGGGATCGCTGGGCCGGCTGGAAAATCTGGCCGCGCGCCTGGCCGCCATGCAGGGGAGCGGGCGGCCGTCGCTGGAGCGGATCTGGATCAGCGTGTTCGCCGGCGACCATGGGGTCGCCGAGGAAGGCGTTTCCGCGTTTCCTCAATCGGTCACGCGGGAGATGTGCCGTGTGTTCACGGCAGGAGGCGCCGCCATCAGCGTCCTGGCGCGGCAGATCGGCGCGGTGCTGGAGGTCGTCGACGCCGGCGTGGCCGGGCCGCTCGCAAGCCCCGGCCTCGTCGACGCCCGCGCCGGCAATGGCACAGCCAATTTCACCCGCCAGCCCGCGATGTCGGAAGCTCAGCGCGACCGGGCGCTGGCGGCCGGCGCGGAAGCGGTTTCGCGCGCAAAGCGCTACGGCGCGCTGCTTTTCATTGGCGGCGAAATGGGAATCGCCAACACCACCTCCGCCGCGGCTTTGGCCTGCGCTCTGCTCGGCGTCGGCCCGGAACGGCTGGCCGGCCCCGGCACCGGGCTCGACGGCGCCGGCATCCGCCACAAATGCGAGGTGATCGAAACGGCCCTGCGGGTGCACGGGGAAGCACTGCGCGATCCTGCGGAAATCCTCCGCCACCTGGGGGGATTCGAGATCGCCGCGCTGACCGGTGCCTATCTCGCCGCTGCCGCAGCCTCCCTTCCGGTGCTGGTGGACGGTTTCATCACCACGGTCGCAGCCTTGCTGGCGGTCCGCATGCACCCGGTCTGCGCGGAGTGGTTCCTCTATGCCCACCGCTCGGCCGAGCCGGGCCATCGCTTGGTGCTGGAGGCGCTGGGCGCGGAACCGTTGATCGATCTGGGCATGCGGCTGGGCGAAGGTAGTGGGGCGGCGGTGGTCGTGCCCCTGTTGCGGGCGGCCTGTGCCTTGCATAACGAGATGGCGACTTTCGCCGAGGCGGGGGTGTCGGGCGGATGA
- a CDS encoding AAA family ATPase, with product MEPVFSRLLETANSIILGKEQPIRLCICCLLARGHLLIEDVPGVGKTTLARTLAALLGLKYQRIQFTSDLLPADVLGSSIYDAATHSFRFHPGPVFNSMVLADEINRSTPRAQSALLEAMEERQVTVEGETRPLPEPFFVIATQNPNTQIGTFPLPESQLDRFLMRIELGYPDPRAERELLMGEERHALLPQLPVCLPAEELLALQKRVRGIHVSSALLDYVQALLHFSRESPLYHSGLSPRAGLALLHAAKAWALMEGRTAVLPEDVQTVLTPIAGHRLKLASGGGGVAETVAPLLRDVAIP from the coding sequence ATGGAGCCCGTTTTCTCCCGCCTGCTCGAAACCGCCAATTCCATCATCCTTGGCAAGGAACAGCCCATCCGCCTGTGCATCTGCTGTCTGCTGGCGCGCGGCCACCTGCTGATCGAGGACGTGCCCGGCGTCGGCAAGACCACGCTGGCCCGCACTCTGGCGGCGCTGCTCGGCCTGAAATACCAGCGCATCCAGTTCACCAGCGACCTGCTGCCGGCCGACGTGCTGGGCTCTTCGATCTACGACGCCGCCACCCACAGCTTCCGTTTCCATCCCGGCCCGGTGTTCAACTCCATGGTGCTGGCGGACGAGATCAACCGCTCCACGCCCAGGGCGCAAAGCGCGCTGCTGGAGGCCATGGAGGAGCGGCAGGTCACCGTGGAAGGCGAGACCCGCCCGCTGCCCGAGCCGTTCTTCGTAATCGCCACCCAGAACCCGAATACCCAGATCGGGACCTTCCCTTTGCCGGAATCCCAGCTCGACCGCTTCCTGATGCGGATCGAGCTGGGCTATCCCGACCCGCGGGCCGAACGCGAGCTGCTGATGGGGGAAGAACGCCATGCCCTGCTGCCGCAACTGCCGGTCTGCCTGCCGGCGGAGGAACTGCTGGCGCTGCAGAAGCGGGTGCGTGGTATCCACGTCTCTTCGGCCTTGTTGGACTACGTGCAGGCACTGCTCCATTTCAGCCGGGAGTCCCCGCTCTACCACAGCGGGCTGTCGCCTCGGGCGGGGCTGGCGCTGCTCCACGCCGCCAAGGCCTGGGCGCTGATGGAGGGACGAACGGCGGTGCTACCCGAGGACGTCCAAACCGTCCTGACGCCCATAGCCGGCCACCGGCTGAAGCTCGCATCGGGCGGAGGCGGTGTGGCCGAAACCGTCGCGCCGCTGCTGCGGGATGTCGCCATCCCTTGA
- a CDS encoding Rap1a/Tai family immunity protein, with the protein MNIKAIAAGAIVAANICGTPAGAVTVDDFVIRGAKDLADLCATQPADPAYVAALQFCYGYLQGAYDYYLAERQGPDAEHFVCLPKPEPSREAVVGLFLAWLKSHPGHDREPAIEVLFRFGTDQWPCPAKHDAASSGPKS; encoded by the coding sequence ATGAACATCAAGGCGATTGCGGCAGGGGCCATAGTGGCGGCGAATATTTGCGGAACTCCGGCTGGGGCGGTGACGGTGGACGATTTCGTCATCCGCGGCGCAAAGGACCTGGCGGATCTGTGCGCGACGCAGCCCGCCGATCCGGCCTACGTCGCCGCTCTCCAGTTCTGCTACGGCTACCTGCAGGGTGCCTACGACTATTACCTGGCCGAACGCCAAGGGCCCGATGCCGAACACTTCGTCTGTCTGCCCAAGCCGGAGCCGTCCCGCGAAGCAGTCGTTGGCCTGTTCCTCGCCTGGCTCAAGTCGCATCCGGGGCACGACAGGGAACCGGCCATCGAAGTGCTGTTCCGGTTCGGCACGGACCAATGGCCTTGCCCGGCGAAGCATGATGCCGCGAGCTCCGGGCCCAAATCCTGA
- a CDS encoding DUF58 domain-containing protein: MISVPTEWKERLDLRRFFRGEKAVDGPIPLTHRRVFILPNRRGFGLALLLAIQFLAAIHYSNNLAFILTFLLAGIAMQSTLYAFRNLAGLSVRRGKAPPVFAGEPARFELHLDNPSRIHRLGLGARLAGTATTIRFDVAPQSTATLILHAEAEKRGWLPLPTVTFDTSFPLGLFRAWSPVNLRQRALVYPRPAPPGIEPPASPPLGHGARPNPGEEEDFYGFTGYRPGDPLKRIHWKGVAKGQGVHVKQYAGGEAAELVLDWQYTPGADIEARLSRLCRWVLDADAAGTRYSLRLPGVVIGKGRGEAHRARCLEALALFGK, encoded by the coding sequence GTGATTTCAGTGCCGACCGAGTGGAAGGAGCGCCTCGACCTCCGCCGATTCTTCCGGGGCGAGAAGGCCGTGGACGGGCCGATCCCCCTCACCCACCGCCGCGTGTTCATCCTGCCCAACCGGCGCGGATTCGGACTGGCGTTGCTGCTGGCCATCCAGTTCCTGGCCGCGATCCATTACAGCAACAACCTCGCTTTCATCCTGACCTTCCTGCTGGCCGGCATCGCCATGCAGTCCACGCTGTATGCGTTCCGCAATCTGGCGGGGCTGAGCGTGCGCCGCGGCAAGGCACCACCGGTGTTCGCCGGGGAGCCGGCGCGCTTCGAACTGCATCTGGACAACCCTTCGCGCATTCACCGGCTCGGCCTCGGCGCGCGACTGGCCGGCACAGCGACGACGATCCGCTTCGACGTCGCACCGCAATCGACGGCCACCCTGATTCTCCATGCCGAAGCCGAAAAGCGCGGCTGGCTGCCACTGCCCACGGTGACTTTCGATACGTCATTTCCACTTGGGCTGTTCCGCGCCTGGTCGCCGGTCAACCTGCGCCAGCGGGCGCTGGTCTATCCCCGTCCGGCTCCCCCCGGCATCGAGCCGCCTGCGAGTCCCCCGCTGGGCCACGGTGCGCGCCCCAACCCCGGCGAGGAGGAGGATTTTTATGGCTTTACGGGCTACCGGCCGGGCGATCCGCTGAAGCGCATCCACTGGAAGGGCGTGGCCAAGGGCCAGGGTGTACACGTCAAACAGTATGCCGGCGGCGAAGCGGCGGAGCTAGTCCTGGACTGGCAGTACACGCCCGGGGCCGACATTGAGGCCCGGTTGTCCCGTCTGTGCCGCTGGGTGTTGGACGCCGATGCGGCAGGTACGCGCTACAGCCTGCGTCTGCCCGGCGTGGTGATCGGGAAAGGTCGGGGGGAAGCCCATCGGGCCCGTTGTCTGGAAGCGCTGGCGCTGTTCGGCAAATGA
- the cobC gene encoding alpha-ribazole phosphatase family protein, translating to MSRVTVDLLRHGEVDGGLCLGRGCDVPLNARGWSQLRVMLPERLPWTGIATSPLRRCAEFAGELAGLLGLEPWVDERFSELGFGEWEGRPWSELYDRHGQQLLDFQRRPDRNPAPGGEHYPDFERRVAAAWEELLGLPGERHWLVVTHAGTLRAILRRVLEFPASRLFGIDVPHACLSRIVRDGEAPPRLVFHGGRF from the coding sequence ATGAGCCGTGTCACCGTCGATCTGCTGCGGCACGGGGAGGTCGATGGCGGCCTGTGCTTGGGCCGGGGATGCGACGTCCCCCTCAATGCCCGGGGCTGGTCGCAGTTGCGGGTGATGCTGCCGGAGCGGCTGCCCTGGACCGGCATCGCCACATCGCCACTCCGGCGCTGCGCCGAATTCGCCGGCGAACTGGCCGGACTCCTCGGCCTGGAGCCCTGGGTCGACGAACGCTTCAGCGAACTGGGCTTCGGTGAATGGGAAGGGCGGCCGTGGTCGGAATTGTACGACCGTCACGGCCAGCAGTTGCTGGATTTTCAGCGCCGGCCTGACCGCAATCCCGCGCCGGGCGGCGAGCATTATCCGGACTTCGAACGTCGCGTGGCCGCAGCCTGGGAGGAATTGCTGGGCCTGCCCGGCGAGCGGCACTGGCTGGTGGTGACCCACGCCGGCACTCTCCGCGCCATCCTGCGCCGCGTGCTGGAGTTCCCGGCGAGTCGGCTGTTCGGGATCGACGTTCCCCATGCCTGTCTGAGCCGCATCGTCCGCGACGGCGAGGCTCCGCCGCGGCTGGTGTTCCACGGAGGCCGGTTTTGA
- a CDS encoding transglutaminase TgpA family protein — MSRPPLSADLLRRNLPLLCAALALGVTPHAADLPPAIPGFVWLACGWRLAALYRKAPMPSRISLFLLTVAGAGLVYLHFHKFYGREGGTALFLVGLGLKLLEMRSLRDLYLVVYLALFVAVTEYLFSQSIAIAVHTLAVVSLLMSCLIGLNGGENLGLAGRLRLGAKLVMQAIPVMVVLFLFLPRIAGPLWKLPEDEPGGATGLSDSMEPGAISRLGLSRETVFRVDFEGALPPPQERYWRGPVFWQYDGRRWTAGYDEPRPARQPPRLSGDRYRYALTLEPQRRRWVFPLETAETLPAGLTRAEDGFLLAAEPVRERRRYVLSSRPAAAFDPLSEGERRRALQIPGMPDPRVRELVESWLLENPSADAVAQRALRHFRDEPFIYSLRPPAIEGDPVAGFLFDTRRGFCEHYAGAFVYLMRVAGVPARVVTGYQGGHWNPVGRFLEVTQADAHAWAEIWIDDNGWTRIDPTAAVAPERIERELEFAAGADGAVVFAGPVAQAWGDRLSSLHGLVREAGLLWDAVDHAWVRWVLAYGPENQGRLLERLGVIDWGRLIFGLTGLLGLLALTSFALLWPRSRPIADPALRLYRRATRKLERQGLVRAPAEGMRDFATRVARTRPDLAESFGRFTALFLAIRYGGTIQPAALERLKALAREIPSRQRGGHQHRGLGNLDGGPEGVAGAATEAPQHHGPQQPGGRRGPD; from the coding sequence ATGAGCCGCCCGCCACTGTCAGCCGACCTCCTCCGGCGCAACCTGCCGTTGCTGTGCGCCGCCCTGGCGCTGGGGGTGACGCCGCATGCGGCCGACCTGCCGCCCGCTATCCCCGGTTTCGTCTGGCTGGCCTGCGGCTGGCGGCTAGCGGCGCTGTACCGGAAAGCGCCAATGCCTTCCCGGATCAGCCTGTTCCTGCTGACCGTGGCCGGGGCGGGGCTGGTGTATCTGCACTTCCACAAGTTCTACGGGCGGGAGGGCGGCACCGCCCTGTTCCTGGTCGGGCTGGGCCTCAAGCTGCTCGAAATGCGCAGCCTGCGCGACCTGTACCTGGTGGTCTACCTGGCACTGTTCGTCGCCGTCACCGAATACCTGTTCTCCCAGAGCATCGCCATCGCCGTTCACACCTTGGCCGTGGTCTCGCTGCTGATGAGCTGCCTGATCGGCTTGAACGGCGGCGAGAACCTCGGCCTCGCCGGCCGGCTGCGATTGGGCGCTAAGCTGGTGATGCAGGCCATCCCCGTGATGGTGGTGCTGTTCCTGTTCTTGCCCCGCATCGCCGGCCCGTTGTGGAAGCTGCCGGAAGACGAACCCGGCGGTGCGACCGGACTGAGCGATTCCATGGAGCCCGGCGCGATCAGCCGGCTCGGCCTGTCGCGGGAAACCGTCTTCCGTGTCGACTTCGAAGGCGCCCTGCCGCCACCGCAGGAGCGCTACTGGCGTGGCCCGGTGTTCTGGCAATACGACGGCCGCCGCTGGACCGCCGGTTACGACGAACCGCGTCCGGCCCGGCAGCCGCCGCGGCTGTCCGGCGACCGCTACCGCTACGCCCTCACCCTGGAGCCGCAACGGCGGCGCTGGGTGTTTCCGCTGGAGACGGCGGAAACCCTGCCGGCCGGACTGACGCGCGCCGAGGACGGCTTCCTCCTCGCCGCGGAACCGGTCCGCGAACGCCGACGTTACGTGCTGTCGTCGCGCCCGGCGGCGGCCTTCGACCCATTGAGCGAGGGTGAACGGCGGCGCGCCCTGCAGATTCCCGGCATGCCCGACCCGCGGGTGCGGGAACTGGTGGAAAGCTGGCTGCTGGAGAATCCATCCGCCGACGCCGTCGCGCAGCGGGCCTTGCGCCATTTCCGGGACGAACCGTTCATCTATTCCCTGCGGCCGCCGGCCATCGAGGGCGACCCGGTCGCCGGCTTCCTGTTCGACACCCGGCGCGGCTTCTGCGAACACTATGCCGGGGCCTTCGTCTACCTGATGCGCGTCGCCGGTGTCCCTGCGCGAGTGGTCACTGGCTACCAGGGCGGACACTGGAACCCAGTGGGACGTTTCCTGGAAGTCACTCAGGCCGACGCCCACGCCTGGGCGGAAATCTGGATCGACGACAACGGCTGGACACGAATCGATCCCACCGCCGCGGTCGCACCGGAGCGTATCGAGCGCGAGTTGGAATTCGCGGCCGGCGCCGACGGCGCGGTGGTGTTCGCCGGCCCGGTGGCGCAGGCCTGGGGAGACCGGCTGTCCAGTCTGCACGGCCTGGTGCGCGAGGCCGGACTGCTGTGGGATGCGGTCGACCACGCCTGGGTGCGGTGGGTGCTGGCCTACGGGCCGGAGAACCAGGGCCGGCTTTTGGAGCGCTTAGGGGTCATCGACTGGGGCCGGCTGATCTTTGGGCTGACCGGCCTGCTCGGGCTCCTCGCCCTGACCTCCTTCGCCCTGTTGTGGCCGCGCAGCCGGCCCATCGCCGATCCAGCCCTGCGACTCTATCGGCGGGCCACCCGAAAACTCGAACGCCAGGGACTCGTCCGCGCGCCCGCCGAAGGCATGCGCGATTTCGCGACCCGTGTCGCCCGCACCCGGCCCGATCTGGCCGAATCCTTCGGCCGGTTCACGGCGCTGTTTCTGGCCATCCGCTACGGCGGCACAATTCAACCAGCCGCGCTCGAACGCCTGAAGGCGCTGGCGCGGGAAATCCCGTCACGTCAGCGCGGCGGCCACCAGCACCGCGGCCTCGGCAATCTCGATGGCGGCCCCGAGGGTGTCGCCGGTGCAGCCACCGAGGCGCCGCAGCATCATGGCCCGCAGCAGCCAGGCGGCCGTCGCGGCCCCGACTAG
- a CDS encoding DUF4136 domain-containing protein, which translates to MNIRGTLLGAILATTAACADLDIKVHTDYDPAADFSKYHTYSWIKTPRTGNPLIEERIVQAVDAQLSAKGWRKVAAGPSDVALGVQVTSQEQERVDTFYSGWGGYGHMGMAQSEVIKYTVGTIIVDMFDSRTKQPIWRGTATDTISDDPQKNTALMQEAMDKLFQGFPPKPAGS; encoded by the coding sequence ATGAACATTCGAGGAACACTGCTCGGCGCCATCCTGGCGACGACCGCCGCCTGCGCCGACCTGGACATCAAGGTCCATACCGACTACGACCCGGCCGCGGATTTTTCGAAATACCATACCTATTCCTGGATCAAGACGCCGCGGACCGGCAACCCCCTGATAGAAGAAAGAATAGTCCAGGCGGTGGATGCCCAGCTCTCGGCCAAAGGCTGGCGCAAGGTGGCGGCGGGGCCCAGCGATGTGGCGCTGGGGGTCCAGGTGACGTCCCAGGAACAGGAACGGGTGGATACGTTCTACAGCGGTTGGGGAGGCTACGGCCACATGGGTATGGCGCAGTCGGAAGTGATCAAATACACCGTCGGCACGATCATCGTGGACATGTTCGATAGCCGGACCAAACAGCCGATCTGGCGCGGCACCGCGACGGACACCATCTCCGACGATCCGCAGAAGAACACCGCGCTGATGCAGGAGGCCATGGACAAACTGTTCCAAGGGTTCCCGCCGAAACCGGCGGGATCCTGA